The following coding sequences lie in one Cronobacter universalis NCTC 9529 genomic window:
- the ffh gene encoding signal recognition particle protein gives MFDNLTDRLSRTLRNISGRGRLTEDNIKETLREVRMALLEADVALPVVRDFINRVKEKAVGHEVNKSLTPGQEFVKIVRNELVAAMGEENQSLNLAAQPPAVVLMAGLQGAGKTTSVGKLGKFLREKHKKKVLVVSADVYRPAAIKQLETLAQQVGVDFFPSDVAQKPVDIVNAALKEAKLKFYDVLLVDTAGRLHVDEAMMDEIKQVHASIKPVETLFVVDAMTGQDAANTAKAFNEALPLTGVVLTKVDGDARGGAALSIRHITGKPIKFLGVGEKTEALEPFHPDRIASRILGMGDVLSLIEDIESKVDRAQAEKLATKLKKGDGFDLNDFLEQLKQMKNMGGMASLMGKLPGMGQLPDNVKSQMDDKILVRMEAIINSMTLKERAKPEIIKGSRKRRIATGCGMQVQDVNRLLKQFDDMQRMMKKMKKGGMAKMMRNMKGMMPPGFPGR, from the coding sequence ATGTTTGATAATTTAACTGACCGTTTGTCGCGCACGCTACGCAATATCAGCGGCCGTGGGCGCCTGACTGAAGACAACATTAAAGAGACGCTGCGCGAAGTGCGCATGGCGCTGCTGGAAGCGGACGTCGCGCTGCCGGTGGTGCGTGACTTCATCAACCGCGTAAAAGAGAAAGCGGTAGGGCATGAAGTTAATAAAAGCCTGACGCCAGGCCAGGAGTTCGTGAAGATTGTTCGTAACGAACTGGTGGCGGCGATGGGCGAAGAGAACCAAAGCCTGAACCTGGCCGCGCAGCCGCCCGCCGTGGTGCTGATGGCGGGCCTGCAGGGCGCCGGTAAAACGACCAGCGTCGGTAAGCTCGGTAAATTCCTGCGCGAAAAGCACAAGAAAAAGGTGCTGGTGGTTTCCGCGGACGTTTACCGCCCGGCGGCGATCAAACAGCTCGAAACGCTGGCGCAGCAGGTGGGCGTGGATTTCTTCCCGTCCGATGTGGCGCAAAAGCCGGTCGACATCGTTAACGCGGCGCTGAAAGAAGCGAAGCTGAAATTCTACGACGTGCTGCTGGTGGATACCGCCGGTCGTCTGCACGTCGACGAAGCGATGATGGACGAAATCAAGCAGGTTCACGCCTCTATCAAACCAGTGGAAACGCTGTTTGTGGTCGACGCGATGACCGGCCAGGACGCCGCCAATACCGCGAAAGCCTTTAACGAAGCGCTGCCGTTGACCGGCGTGGTGCTGACCAAAGTGGACGGCGACGCCCGCGGCGGTGCGGCGCTCTCGATTCGTCACATTACCGGCAAACCGATTAAATTCCTTGGCGTCGGCGAAAAAACCGAAGCGCTGGAGCCGTTCCACCCGGACCGTATCGCATCGCGTATTCTCGGCATGGGCGACGTGCTGTCGCTTATCGAAGATATCGAAAGCAAAGTCGATCGCGCCCAGGCGGAAAAGCTCGCCACCAAACTGAAAAAAGGCGACGGTTTCGACTTAAACGATTTCCTTGAGCAGCTCAAGCAGATGAAAAACATGGGCGGCATGGCGAGCCTGATGGGCAAGCTGCCGGGCATGGGCCAACTGCCGGACAACGTGAAATCGCAGATGGACGACAAAATCCTGGTGCGTATGGAAGCCATCATTAATTCGATGACGCTGAAAGAGCGCGCGAAGCCGGAAATCATCAAAGGCTCCCGCAAGCGCCGCATCGCGACAGGCTGCGGGATGCAGGTGCAGGACGTTAACCGCCTTCTGAAACAGTTCGACGACATGCAGCGCATGATGAAGAAGATGAAGAAGGGCGGGATGGCGAAGATGATGCGGAATATGAAAGGGATGATGCCGCCGGGATTCCCTGGCCGCTAA
- the rpsP gene encoding 30S ribosomal protein S16, producing MVTIRLARHGAKKRPFYQVVVTDSRNARNGRFIERVGFFNPIANEKEEGTRLDLDRIEHWVGQGATVSDRVSALIKAAKKAA from the coding sequence ATGGTAACTATTCGTTTAGCACGTCACGGCGCTAAAAAGCGTCCGTTCTACCAGGTTGTCGTTACTGATAGCCGTAATGCACGCAACGGTCGCTTCATTGAGCGCGTTGGTTTCTTCAACCCGATCGCGAACGAGAAAGAAGAAGGCACCCGCCTGGATCTGGATCGTATCGAGCACTGGGTTGGCCAGGGCGCTACCGTTTCCGATCGCGTTTCCGCGCTGATCAAAGCAGCAAAAAAAGCAGCTTAA
- the rimM gene encoding ribosome maturation factor RimM (Essential for efficient processing of 16S rRNA), with protein MSKQDAAKAPVNPIVLGKMGSCYGIRGWLRVFSSTEDAESIFDYQPWFIQQAGQWQQVQLESWKHHNQDIIIKLKGVDDRDAANLLTNCEIVVDSSQLPDLEEGDYYWKDLIGCQVVTTEGYTLGKVIDMMETGSNDVLVVKANLKDAFGIKERLLPFLDGQVIKKVDLATQTIEVDWDPGF; from the coding sequence ATGAGCAAGCAAGACGCCGCTAAAGCCCCTGTTAACCCGATTGTTCTCGGGAAGATGGGTTCTTGTTACGGCATTCGTGGTTGGCTCAGAGTGTTTTCCTCCACCGAAGACGCCGAAAGCATTTTTGACTATCAGCCCTGGTTTATCCAGCAGGCGGGTCAGTGGCAGCAAGTACAGCTGGAAAGCTGGAAGCACCACAATCAGGACATCATCATCAAGCTGAAAGGCGTTGACGATCGTGATGCCGCGAATCTGCTGACCAATTGCGAAATTGTCGTGGATTCCTCGCAGTTGCCGGACCTCGAAGAAGGCGACTACTACTGGAAAGACCTTATCGGTTGCCAGGTAGTCACGACTGAAGGGTACACCCTCGGTAAAGTCATCGACATGATGGAAACCGGGTCGAACGACGTGCTCGTCGTGAAGGCAAACCTGAAAGATGCGTTCGGTATCAAGGAGCGGTTACTTCCGTTCCTCGATGGGCAGGTTATCAAGAAAGTCGATCTCGCTACTCAAACCATTGAAGTAGATTGGGATCCTGGTTTTTAA
- a CDS encoding cytochrome C assembly family protein has translation MPVFSLLALVAYSVSLALIIPGLLRKNSAWRRLAILSAVIALVCHAVALEGRLFPDGSSGQNLSLLNVGSLVSLMICTVMTIVASKNRGWLLLPIVYAFALINLAFATFVPNEYITHLETTPGMMVHIGLSLFSYATLIIAALYALQLAWIDYLLKNKKLVFSADMPPLMGIERKMFHITQVGVVLLTLTLCTGLFYLHNMFSMENIDKAVLSIVAWFVYIILLWGHYHEGWRGRRVVWFNVAGAALLTLAYFGSRVIQQFAG, from the coding sequence ATGCCTGTTTTTTCACTGCTGGCGCTTGTCGCCTACTCGGTAAGCCTGGCGCTTATCATTCCCGGCCTGCTTCGCAAGAACAGCGCGTGGCGTCGCCTTGCGATACTTTCGGCGGTGATAGCGCTCGTCTGTCATGCCGTGGCGCTGGAAGGTCGACTGTTCCCGGACGGCAGCAGCGGCCAGAATCTCAGTTTGCTCAACGTCGGTTCGCTGGTCAGCCTGATGATCTGCACCGTAATGACAATCGTGGCCTCGAAAAACCGCGGCTGGCTGCTGTTGCCGATTGTCTATGCGTTCGCCCTGATCAATCTGGCGTTCGCGACCTTCGTGCCGAATGAATATATTACGCATCTGGAAACCACGCCCGGCATGATGGTGCACATCGGCCTGTCGCTCTTCTCCTACGCGACGCTGATTATCGCCGCGCTCTACGCGCTGCAACTCGCCTGGATAGACTATCTGCTGAAGAACAAAAAGCTGGTGTTCAGCGCCGATATGCCGCCGCTGATGGGCATCGAGCGCAAGATGTTCCATATCACCCAGGTCGGCGTCGTGCTGCTGACGCTGACGCTCTGCACCGGCCTGTTCTATCTTCACAATATGTTCAGCATGGAGAATATCGACAAAGCGGTACTGTCCATCGTCGCATGGTTTGTCTATATCATCCTGCTCTGGGGACACTATCATGAAGGCTGGCGCGGCCGCCGCGTGGTGTGGTTTAACGTCGCAGGCGCCGCTTTGCTGACGCTGGCCTACTTCGGCAGCCGGGTTATCCAGCAGTTCGCGGGCTAA